From the genome of Leptotrichia sp. oral taxon 847:
AATTTCCTTCTTTTGCAGCTTGTTCATTTGGGAATTTATCATAACCAATAACTTTCATTCCTAAACCATTTAAGATTTTTATGAAAATTCTTGCTATTCTACCAGTTCCTATAATTCCAGCAGTTTTTCCATTTAAGTCCATTCCAGTCAATCCTGCTAGACTAAAGTTACCTTCTCTTGTTCTGTTATAGGCTTTGTGAGTTTTTCTGTTTACTGACATAAGTAACGCAAGTGAGTGTTCAGCTACTGCATATGGTGAATAAGCTGGAACTCTTAAAACAGTAATTCTGTTTTCACGTGCTGCTTTTAAGTTAATATTGTTATAACCTGCACATCTTGCTGCAATAACTCTTACTCCATTTTTTGAAAGTATGTTTAATACTTTTTCGTTCAAATCGTCATTTACAAATGTACAAACAACATCTTGATATTTTGTAAGCATCACATTTTTTAAGCTCAATTTTTCTTCAAAATATGTAATTTGAGCACCAAATTTTTTGTTCCATTTGTCAAAAAACTCAATATCATATGGTTTCGCATCAAAAACTACAATTTTCATTTTAAATTCCTCCTAAATATTATTATATTAATATTATAGTAAAAAAAGTCAATTAAGTCAAATAATTTTTAATTTTAAAGTAAAATGTCTAGGGGTAAATAAAAATTTCTATTTTAAGTTTCTTATTTAATCCACAAAGTTACTAAAATAATTTTTTCTTTTTTGAGCAGAAGTGCTCATCGCCGCACCCCTGCACCCCGGCTAGTCTTCGACATTTTTATGTGCTGACAAAAAACTCGCACTAATCGTGCTCAAACAGTTTTGTCAACACATAAAAATGCTCCGACGGTTTAAATTCTACTATTGTACAAAAGGTGTCGTGATTTTTTTGGAGTAAAGACGACTGTCTGAACGAAGTGAGTTTCGGCTTTGCTTCAAAAAAATGCTTAGACGAGCGTGGGGATTATAAGGGGAAATGGCGGTCCTTTCCCCTTATATAAAAAAATAAAAAAACTATGTAAGTAAGATGCCATTTTGTAAACAAAAATAAATTAAAGAATATTGAATCTAAAATTTACCTCTAAAATTTTTACACTATCCATGAAAAAATAAAAATTTGAAATATAAAATTTTTGATGCTATAATTAAAATTACAAAAAATGTAGAAATAGAAAGCGAGGATTTTTATGTTAAACGATTATCATATGCACTTTGAATACGGAAGTTATACAGATGAATTTGTAAATCCTTTTTTTGAACAGGCTAAAAAAATGGGACTTAATGAAATTGGAATAACGGAGCATACACACGGATTTAAAGAGTTTAAGGACTTGTATTATGAAGAGTTAATTTTAGATAACAGTGAAGTTGGAAATTTTCAAAAAAAATGGCTTGAACAAAAAACAAAGTTTGTTCATACACTTGACGAATACAAGGATTACATAGATTCATTAAAAAAACGAGGGTATCCTGTAAAATGGGGAATTGAAGTGTGTAATTTTAAAAATCAGAAAAAAGTTCAAGAAATTTTGTCAAAATATGAATTCGATTACTTGATAGTTTCAATCCATTTTATAAAAGGCTGGGGATTTGATTTTAGCGCATTAAAACATAAATTTACAGATGAAAATTTAACTCAAATTTGGCGTGATTATGTAAAAGAGATTGAAGCTGTGGCAAATACTGGATATTACGATATTTTAGGACATCCTTTTAATTTGAGATTATTTAAAAACATCCCAAATCCAAATGAAGTCGAAGATTTACTTGAAAATACAGCAAAAGTTTTGAAAAAAAATAATATGATTGTGGATGTGAATACGGGGACTTCTTATCGTTATCCGATAAAAGAAATTACGCCATATGAAGATTTTATGAAATATGTGAAAGAATATGATATTCCAGTGATTTTGTCAAGTGACGCCCATTACAGCGAACATGTTGGAATGAATATAAAAGAAGCGGCAGAATATGTAAAAAAATTTGGAATAGATAAAATTGTAACATTTGATAAGAGAAAAAGAAGTTTGGAAAAGATATAAAAATAAAATTTTTTAGCATTTTAATTTAAATATTTAACAAGGGGTCTTACCCCTTGTTATTAAACAAAATTTATTTTTTATTTCAAAAGTCCCCAATTTTTAGCAATATTACCGTTTGCTTTTAACGGCACTTTTTCAAATTTTACTGTGTTTTCCATAATATCTTTAATTTTTTTCATATAAGTTTCTTCAAATCCGTTTTTTACTTCAAAAATTAATTCATCGTGAACTTGCAGCAGCATTTTTATATTTTCATCGTTTTTCAACTCTTCATAAAGTTTTATCATGACAATTTTTATGATATTTGCCGCAGTTCCTTGAACAACTGTATTTACAGCCATTCTAACCGCTTGCGATAAGATATTTTTATTTTCTGAGTCAATTCCTTTTATGTATCTTCTCGTTCCGTAAAATGTTTCTACAAAACTATGAAGTTTAGCGGTTTTGGTTACAATGTCCAAAAATTTTCTTACTCTTGGATATTCTTCAAAATAAGTTTTTATATATTGAGCGGCATCTCCTACTGAAATATTGAGCTCTTTGGATAATCCAAAGTTGGTTTTTCCGTAAAGAATGCTAAAATTAATGACTTTTGCGATACTTCTCTCATTTCTTGAAATTTCTTCATCTTCATTTTTAAAGAATATTTTCCGTGCGGTTAATTCATGCAAATCTTTATCTTCTTGATAAGCACGAATTAAATTTTTGTCTTTTGAAAGTTCAGCAAGCACTCGTAGCTCAATTTGGGAATAGTCAAACGAAATTAAATTATATCCATCTTTTGCAACAAATCCAGTTCTGATTCTAATTCCATCATCGGTTCTCACAGGAATATTTTGTAAATTTGGATTAGCTGAAGACAATCTTCCAGTTGCGGTTCCATTTTGGTTAAAAGTCGTGTGAATGCGGCTGTCTTTGTCGGCATATTGCGGAATTGGCTCAATGTAAGTTGAAAGTAGCTTTTTAAACGCTCTGTATTCCAGCAAATTTTTTGCAATTTCTCGTTTTTCATCGCTTAGTTCTTCATTATTTGCAATTTTCTCCAAAACTTCAACATCGGTTGAATATCTCGTCTTTGTCTTTTTCACGACTGGAATTTGCATTTTTTCAAATAAGATTTCTCCTAGCTGTTGCGAAGAATCTATGTTAAATTCTTCATTTGCGATCTTGTGAATATTTGAAATCAATTTATCAATTTTTTCGTTTAACTCAGTTTCAAAATCTTTAAAATATTTTTTATCAATTTCAATTCCATTTTCTTCCATTTGTGCAAGTACGGGAATTAGCTTACTTTCCAAATGTTCGTACACATCAAATAAGCCGTTATTTTTAAGTTCAATTTTTAATATCTTTTCAAGATGATAGACGTAAAATCCACGAATTGCTAAAAAATTAGCTTTTATTTCATTGCTCAGTTCACTAAAATTTCTTTTTCTTCTCTCTTTTTGAAATTCAGTTTCAAATGGTGCAATTTCAATTCCCAGCTCATCTTTTATAATATTTTCAATTTCATTTTCCCCTTCAGTTTCAAGGACATACGAAGCGATCATAATATCAAAATAATTTTTACCTCGAATTGTGTAGTCAATTTCAGTATCTTTATTCCTTAAAGGCGAAAAAGAATAATTTTTTCCAGAAATAATGACATCAAAATAATTTGAGTGCTTTTTCATATATTCTTTTATATTGTAAGCGATAATTTCTTTTTTATTTAGCTCTTCATAAATTTTAAAAACATTTTCAGAATCGTTATTCTCTATTTTTTCAAACAAATTAATTTGAACAGTTTTTTCGTTATTTAAAATCTTCTCCAAATCGCTGTTTAAAAGAACAATATTTTCGCTTCCGTCAGAAATTGAAAGTCCAAATATATTTTCAAAAATAGAAACTTTACTTGCCATTTTTTTTATCATTTCGTGAGCTTCATTCCAATTCACAATTTTGTAGTCTTTATCTTTTTGTAAAATTTCTTTTTTTATTTCCAAAATATCAAATTTTTCTGAATTATTTTTATTTGAATAAAAACTTGAAATTCCATTGTAAATAGGATTTTCTCTGTCATATTTAGCTTCTTCTTCCAAAATTCTTTTTTTCTTTTCTTTCATTTCTTCAAGTTCTTTTTGTAATTTAAGCTGAATTTTTTTTTCTTCTTCACTGATTTTATCAGAATTTTTTAAATTTTGATTTAAAACTTTTTTTCTTTCTTCTTCTAGATTTGCACTAAATTTCTTAAATTCCATTTTTTTGTAAATTTCCAAAAGTTTTTCAAAATTTTTAGTCTCAAATTTTAGTTTGTTTTTGTCATATTCTATTTCAAGTTCCCTTTTTACAGTCGCAAGATCTCTACTTAAAAAGGCTTTTTCTTTATCGTTTATAAGATTTTCTTTCTGTTTTCCTTTTAAATCTTCAATATTCTTATAAAGATTTTCCAAATTTTGGTAAGTTGTTATAAGTTTTACACCGTTTTTAGGCCCAATTCCTGTAACGCCTGGAATACCGTCGGACTTGTCTCCCATAAGTCCAAATAAATCAGGAATTTTATCAGGAGTAACTCCCAAATAGTCGACGACATCGTTATCATTTCTTATATATTTAAAATTCGAGTCTTTACCATTGCCTTTGCCGAGTAGTGCAATGTTTATTTTCCCATTTACAAGCTGAGCTAGATCTTTATCTCCTGTTACTATAAAAGTTTCTATCGGTTCCTCATCTTTTGAAAAATGTGTTGCAAATGTCGCAATTACATCGTCAGCTTCCTGTCCTCTTTTTTTATATTTTGGAATGTTGTAGCCGTCCAAGACGTCCATTATAATATCCAGTTGTGCGACAATTTCTTCTGGCATACTTTCCCTATTGGCTTTGTATGTCTCAAGCTCATCACTTCTTTCAAGCTCCTCTCTTTTTACGTCGAGACAAGCAACCAGATAGTCGGGGCTAAATTCTTTTATGACATTTTCTAATGTATTGATAAATCCAAATGTAGCTCCTGTTGGAAGACCTTTAGAGTTTCTCATTCCCATCAGTGCAAAGTGGCTTCTGTAAATAATTGCACTCGTATCTAATATTACTGCTTTTTTCAAGTTAAAACCTCATTTCTAAATTTCCATTTCTAGTTTAATCATTTTAATATTTTTTCTAAGTGGATTATTTTTAAAATCTTCTGTCTTTTTAAATCCAATTTTTTCATAAAATTTTATCTCATTTTCCAAATCGTCTGAAACATAAGTAAAAATTTTCTCAAATCTCTTTTTGTAACAAAATTCCAGAGTCTTAGTGAGAAGTAATTTTTCTAACTCTTTTGCACGGTAATTCGGGTGCAAAATAAACCATCTGAGTTCAGCATCTTTGTAATCGTTTACCATAATACAGGAAAATCCAATAATTTCGTTATTATATTCGACAATCCAGATTTTGTCACTTTTTTCGTCATAAGTTTTAAAAAAATTTGAAAAAGAATTAACAATATTTGCTTCAAACGACAGCGGAAAATTATACTTTTGGATGTAAATTAAGCTATAAATATAAATTAAATAACTTATATCACCGTACATCAAAGTATCTCTAATAAAAATATTTTCCAAGTTAATTTTTTCGTCCACATCCAAAATCATTTTTATCGAAGACATATCTTTTACAAGTCTTTCACGATCATAAATATCCAAATTAGAAAATATTTCTTTAGTTTTTTTGTCAGACATTTTGTTAAAATTTTTTAATTTATTTTTTCCTTCTTTAGTCAAATCGAAATAATAAAGCCTTTTATCTAAAAGCGACAATTTCTTTTTAACCAAGTTAAATTTTTGAAATTTTCTCAAAGTCCTGTTTACAAAATTGCTTTCCAAATATAAGTTCCTGCAAATTTTTTTGGAAGTGCAATCTCTTAAATTATTAATTTCATTTAATATTCGATATTCATTTAAAGAAAAATCATAATTTACAATATCTTTATAGAAATTTTTTATAATATTGATGTAATAAAAATTAAAATTTCTCATAGTTTCAATTTTCTTTTTTTCGTATTCCATCTAAAAATTTCACCACCCAAAAAATTATACCTTTAGTTATAATTTTTAATGTTTTGACACAGAGATTATACTATTATTTTACATAATATGCAAATTTTTGCTTTAAATCGATGGTTTAAAAATTTTAGGGGCAGATTTTTTAATTTCAAATTTTTTAGGTTATTTTTGATTACAAGATGTTATTTTGTTTAATATTATTTTTTTATTTTTTTACATAAGGGGAAAGGACCGCCATTTCCCCTTATAATCCCCACGCTCGTCTAAGCATTTTTTCTGCGTCAAAGCCGAAACTCGCACTAAACGTGCTCAAACAGTCGTCTTTACTCCAAAAAAATCACGACACTTTTGTATGGTAGTAAAATTTGAACCGTCGGAGCATTTTTATGTGCTGACAAAACTGTTTGAGCACGATTAGTGCGAGTTTTTTGTCAGTGCATAAAAATGTCTTGAGCCTTGCTGGAGTGCAGGGGTGCGGCGATGAGCACTTCTGCTTTAAAAAAAAAATTATTTTAGTAACTTTCTGGATTGAATAAGAAACTTAAAATAGAAGTTTTTATTTCCCCTAAATATTTTACTCTGTCAATGTTTTTAAAAAAATTGTAAAAAGAATTAAAAAATGGTATAATTACATATGTTTTAAGAAGTTTAGGGAGTAAGTAATTGTAAAGATTTTTATTTTTTAGAAAAGTTTTTACTATTATTTGCTTCTCTTCTTAAAAAATAAAAAAATTAGGAGGAAAAATGTTTGACGAAAAAATATGTGAATTTAATTTAGGAAGACAAAAAATAAAAATAAGTACAGGAAAAATAGCTAGACAAGCAGGAGGTTCTGTTGTGATAAGTTGCGGCGGAACTGTACTTTTGGTTACGGCGACAAGAAGTAAAGATGTGAAAGAGGGACAGGATTTTTTTCCACTTACTGTGGATTACATTGAAAAGTTTTACGCTTCCGGAAAATTTCCGGGTGGATTTATAAAAAGAGAAACTAAACCAGGAACTGATGAAATCTTGATTTCAAGACTTATTGACAGACCGATTAGACCGCTGTTTCCAGAAGGATTTTTAAATGCAGTGCACATTGTAATTACGGTTATTTCTTATGATGAAATTAATTTTCCAGAAAATTTGGCGACTATTGGAGTGTCAATGGCGCTAGGATTGTCAGATATACCGTTTGCGGGAGAAGTCGCTGGAGTTACAGTCGGATACATTGATGGAGAATATATTTTAAATCCAACTGCTGAAGAACTTTTGGAAAGCGAAATTCAACTTTCTGTTGCAGGAACTAAAGAAGCGGTAACAATGGTAGAAGCAGGTGCAAGAGAAGTTAGTGAAGAAGTGATGTTAGAAGCGATAATGTTTGGACACGAAAAAATTAAAGAAATTTGTCTTGAACAAGAAAAATTTTTGTCTCAATTTGATGTGAAAAAATACGAATTTGAGAAAAAAGAAGTTCCATCTGAAATAAAACAATTTGTTGACTCATTTGAAAATGAAGTGGAAAATGCGATTATGACTCCTGGAAAATTGGAAAAATATGAAGCAATTGACAATTTGGAAGCTGAATTGTTTGAAAAGTATTTAGAAAAATTGGAAAATGAAGGAAATGAAGATTTGCAAGATAAGGAAGCTTTGAAAGATTTGGAAAAAGCTTTTAAAGGGTACTATAGAGATGTTGAGAAAAAGTTGGTAAGAAATGCTATTTTGTATAAAAAGTATAGAGCAGATGGAAGAACTACAACACAGATTAGACCGCTTGATGTAGAAATTGACACACTTCCTGTGCCACATGGTTCAGCTTTGTTTACAAGAGGAGAAACACAGGCACTTGTTGTTGCAACACTTGGAAGTAAAGAAGATGAACAAATTATAGACGGAATGGAAGATGAAAGTAGAAAAAAATTTTTCTTACATTACAATTTCCCACCGTATTCAGTTGGAGAAGCAGGGTTTATGAGAGCACCTGGCCGTCGTGAATTAGGACACGGAAACTTGGCTGAAAGAGCACTAAAATATGTGATGCCAGATGAAGAAACGTTTCCTTACACAGTGAGATTAGTTTCAGAAATTACAGAATCTAATGGTTCATCTTCGCAAGCAACTATTTGCGGCGGTTCACTTGCACTGATGGCAGCTGGTGTTCCAATTAAATCAACGGTTGCAGGAATTGCGATGGGACTTATAAAAGAGGGGGAAACATTTACTGTATTAACTGATATTCAAGGTTTGGAAGACCATTTGGGAGATATGGACTTTAAAGTTGCCGGAACTAGAAATGGGATTACGGCAATTCAAATGGATATAAAAATCGAAGGAATTACTAGAGAAATAATGGAAATCGCGCTAAAACAAGCTTTGGATGGAAGAATGTTCATTATTGATAAGATGGAGCAGGTGATTTCCAAACCAAGACCAGAAGTTGCTAAAAATGCTCCAAAAATAGAAATATTTAAAATTAATCCTGATAAAATTGCAGGACTTATTGGACCTGGTGGGAAAAATATAAGAGCGATTATTGATGAAACTGGAGTTTCTATTGATATTGAAGATGATGGAAAAGTATCAATTTTTGGAAATGATACTGAAAAAATGGCAAGAGCTTTAGAACTTGTCAAACTTCAAACTCAGTCAGTTGAATTAAACGAGGTTTACGAAGGAAAAGTTACAAAGATTATGAAATTTGGAGCTTTTGTGGAAATTTTGCCAGGTAAAGAAGGACTTCTTCATATTTCTGAAATAAGTGATAAAAGAATTGCTAAAACAGAAGATGCGTTAAAAGAGGGAGATATTGTAAGAGTAAAAGTAATTTCGATTGAAAATGAAGATAAATTTAATTTGAGTATCAAAGCATTAAATAATTAATAATTAAAACTGATTAAGGAGTGATATTTATGAATTTACCTAATAAATTGGCAACACTAAGAATAATTTTAGTTGTTCCTTTTGTCATAATTTTGACATTGGCACTAAATTCTGAAAGTCAAGTATTTGAAATAACTATGAGAATTTTTGCCACAATCATTTTTGCAGGAGCATCAATCACGGATTATTATGACGGAAAGATTGCCAGAAAGTATAATTTAATAACAAATTTAGGAAAACTTTTGGATCCACTTGCTGATAAAATTCTTGTGATTTCAGCGTTAGTAACACTTACAAAGTTTGATAAAATAAGTCTTTGGCTTGTACTTATAATTATTTTTAGGGAACTTTTAATCACTGGTCTTCGTTCGATTGTTGCCGCAGAAGGTGTCGTGATTGCTGCAGGAAATTTGGGAAAATGGAAAACATTTGTTCAGATGGTTGTTTTAATAATTATAATTTTATTTCCACTGGACTCAAAATTAAACAATATATTACTTTTAATTCCTGTTATTTTAACAGTGGTTTCAGGAGCGGAATATCTTTTGAAATGTAAAAAAATTTTAAATAAATAAGGAGAATTAAAAAATTGAATTTTTTTTTGATTACTGCGATAATTAGTAGATTGTTAGATGTTTACGAAACTGTTATTGTTCTTAAAGTTTTGGGGTCTTGGATCGATCCCTTTAACAATATGGCATTTTTTAGAATTATAAGAAAAATTTCCGAACCATATCTTAAATTGTTTAGGATAAATATTCCAATCGGAGCGATGAACATTGATTTTTCAGCGATTATAGGGATAATGGTTTTGGAAGCAATAAAAAGGCTTTTTGAGTTGTCTTTTTAGAAAATTATTTTTTTATCAAAATGTTGTAAATTTAAAGATAACATGCGATATAATTTTAAAATGGAAGTTTTTGGTTGTCATTTCTTTGTAAAAAGATTTTTTTGAAAGGAGGGAAATTTTGCTAAGAAAATACAAAAAAGTCTATTTGGATATAAGAGAAAAGATTACAGACGGGACTTTTAAGTCTGGGGAATTTTTAAAAAGTGAAATGGAGCTTGCAAAAAGTTATTCATATTCCAAAGATACCATAAGAAGAGCACTTTCAATGTTAGAAATGGACGGTTATATTCAAAAAATAAAAGGGAAAAATTCTCTTGTTTTAGAGTATGGACGTTTTAAAAATAGTTTGTCGAATTTACAGACTTCAGAAGAATTGAATAGAATTGAAAAAATTGATATTAAGACAAACCTTATAAGCCTTTATGTCGTGCAGGGTGAAAACGAAATTATGAAAATATTTGGAGTGGATGATAAAGTTGATTTTTACAAAGCCATAAGAAACAGAGTTTTGGATGGCGAAGCCTTGGAGTATGAAGTCGCATATTTTGACAGAAGAATAGTACGATTTTTAAATAAAGAAATTGCACAAAGTTCTATTTACAATTATTTGGAGAATGAATTGCAATTAAAAATTTCACATTCCAGAAGAGAGATAAAATTTCGTAATGCAACCGAAGAAGAAAAAAAATATATGGATTTGGGAAAATACAATATGGTCGTTGCAATAGAAAATCGCACGTATCTTTCAAATGGGACATTGTTTCAATATGGCGTAACTTCTTATAAGCCGGATAAATTTATATTTTCTACAGTAGCAAAGAGGTAAATACAGTTAATTTTTTATAAAAAATTTGTAAAAAAGTTAAAAAATAGGAGGAAAAAATGAAAAAAATTTTTAGTATGTTTATAATATTTTTATCTATTTTTTCGTTAAATTTTTCAAAACCAAGTATTTTTACCAAAAAGGAAATAGAGCCAATAAAAGCAAAAAAAATAGCACTTTCAAAAGTTCCAGGTGCAACATTTGCAAATGTTTTGGAATTTGAAAAAGAAAATGACTTTTACAAAGGTGAAATAAAATATCGTAACGTAACTTATAATTTTAGAATAAACTCTAATGGCAAAATTGTTGAGTGGAAAGAAAATGAGACACAGGAAAAAATGGAAGAAACAAATTAATTTTTTATAAATTAACGGTGAAAATTATAACTTAATGGATTTAATTTGTTAAATTTTTTGAAAAAATAGGAAAATAAAGATAAGAAAAAACTCAAATTTCTAATTGAAGAAACTTGAGTTTTTTTATGGAAAAATGAAAAGTTTAGTCTTGCATTCCTAAATATGCAGCTCCTAAAATTCCAGCATCATTTCCAAGTTTTGCTGTAACAATTTTTAGTGTTTCAAGTGTTGAAGGAAATGCTGTCTCTTTTATTTTTTCTTTAACTTTGTCAAATAGGAAATCTCCAGCAAGAGCAACTCCACCACCTACCACAACAATTTCAGGATCCAAAATATTTAATAAATTACCAATTCCAAGTGCTAATTTTTCAGCTTCATAGTCGACGATGTCAAGTGAAAATTCATCACCTTGTTTTGCAGCATCAAATACATCTTTTGCTTCTAAATCTCTTCCTTTTGTCATTTCATACAATAAATTCTGTTTGTTTACCGCAAGACGACTTTGAGCTTCACGAATTATTCCTGTAGCTGAAGCATAGGCTTCCCAGCAACCTTTTTGTCCACAGCCGCACAATTTTCCGTTATGTTCAATTTTTATGTGTCCAACTTCTCCACCGGCACCATTTAGTCCGCTTATAAGTTTTCCATCCACTATAATTCCACCACCGATACCAGTTCCGATGGCTAATCCTAAGACATTTTTGTAGCCTTGTCCAGCACCTTGCCACATTTCACCTAATGTTATGACATTCACATCATTATCAGC
Proteins encoded in this window:
- a CDS encoding 2-hydroxyacid dehydrogenase → MKIVVFDAKPYDIEFFDKWNKKFGAQITYFEEKLSLKNVMLTKYQDVVCTFVNDDLNEKVLNILSKNGVRVIAARCAGYNNINLKAARENRITVLRVPAYSPYAVAEHSLALLMSVNRKTHKAYNRTREGNFSLAGLTGMDLNGKTAGIIGTGRIARIFIKILNGLGMKVIGYDKFPNEQAAKEGNFTYVTLDELFAKSDVISLHCPLFPETRHTINKETIAKMKDGVIIINAARGGLIDTEALVEGLKDKKIGGAGLDVYENESSYFFEDESASVLEDDLLARLLSFNNVVLTSHQAFLTKEALDNIAEATFNNILSYVKEEPLVNEVWYNEETGKVVEGLRK
- a CDS encoding histidinol-phosphatase HisJ family protein, which gives rise to MLNDYHMHFEYGSYTDEFVNPFFEQAKKMGLNEIGITEHTHGFKEFKDLYYEELILDNSEVGNFQKKWLEQKTKFVHTLDEYKDYIDSLKKRGYPVKWGIEVCNFKNQKKVQEILSKYEFDYLIVSIHFIKGWGFDFSALKHKFTDENLTQIWRDYVKEIEAVANTGYYDILGHPFNLRLFKNIPNPNEVEDLLENTAKVLKKNNMIVDVNTGTSYRYPIKEITPYEDFMKYVKEYDIPVILSSDAHYSEHVGMNIKEAAEYVKKFGIDKIVTFDKRKRSLEKI
- the polA gene encoding DNA polymerase I gives rise to the protein MKKAVILDTSAIIYRSHFALMGMRNSKGLPTGATFGFINTLENVIKEFSPDYLVACLDVKREELERSDELETYKANRESMPEEIVAQLDIIMDVLDGYNIPKYKKRGQEADDVIATFATHFSKDEEPIETFIVTGDKDLAQLVNGKINIALLGKGNGKDSNFKYIRNDNDVVDYLGVTPDKIPDLFGLMGDKSDGIPGVTGIGPKNGVKLITTYQNLENLYKNIEDLKGKQKENLINDKEKAFLSRDLATVKRELEIEYDKNKLKFETKNFEKLLEIYKKMEFKKFSANLEEERKKVLNQNLKNSDKISEEEKKIQLKLQKELEEMKEKKKRILEEEAKYDRENPIYNGISSFYSNKNNSEKFDILEIKKEILQKDKDYKIVNWNEAHEMIKKMASKVSIFENIFGLSISDGSENIVLLNSDLEKILNNEKTVQINLFEKIENNDSENVFKIYEELNKKEIIAYNIKEYMKKHSNYFDVIISGKNYSFSPLRNKDTEIDYTIRGKNYFDIMIASYVLETEGENEIENIIKDELGIEIAPFETEFQKERRKRNFSELSNEIKANFLAIRGFYVYHLEKILKIELKNNGLFDVYEHLESKLIPVLAQMEENGIEIDKKYFKDFETELNEKIDKLISNIHKIANEEFNIDSSQQLGEILFEKMQIPVVKKTKTRYSTDVEVLEKIANNEELSDEKREIAKNLLEYRAFKKLLSTYIEPIPQYADKDSRIHTTFNQNGTATGRLSSANPNLQNIPVRTDDGIRIRTGFVAKDGYNLISFDYSQIELRVLAELSKDKNLIRAYQEDKDLHELTARKIFFKNEDEEISRNERSIAKVINFSILYGKTNFGLSKELNISVGDAAQYIKTYFEEYPRVRKFLDIVTKTAKLHSFVETFYGTRRYIKGIDSENKNILSQAVRMAVNTVVQGTAANIIKIVMIKLYEELKNDENIKMLLQVHDELIFEVKNGFEETYMKKIKDIMENTVKFEKVPLKANGNIAKNWGLLK
- a CDS encoding helix-turn-helix domain-containing GNAT family N-acetyltransferase; translated protein: MEYEKKKIETMRNFNFYYINIIKNFYKDIVNYDFSLNEYRILNEINNLRDCTSKKICRNLYLESNFVNRTLRKFQKFNLVKKKLSLLDKRLYYFDLTKEGKNKLKNFNKMSDKKTKEIFSNLDIYDRERLVKDMSSIKMILDVDEKINLENIFIRDTLMYGDISYLIYIYSLIYIQKYNFPLSFEANIVNSFSNFFKTYDEKSDKIWIVEYNNEIIGFSCIMVNDYKDAELRWFILHPNYRAKELEKLLLTKTLEFCYKKRFEKIFTYVSDDLENEIKFYEKIGFKKTEDFKNNPLRKNIKMIKLEMEI
- the pnp gene encoding polyribonucleotide nucleotidyltransferase produces the protein MFDEKICEFNLGRQKIKISTGKIARQAGGSVVISCGGTVLLVTATRSKDVKEGQDFFPLTVDYIEKFYASGKFPGGFIKRETKPGTDEILISRLIDRPIRPLFPEGFLNAVHIVITVISYDEINFPENLATIGVSMALGLSDIPFAGEVAGVTVGYIDGEYILNPTAEELLESEIQLSVAGTKEAVTMVEAGAREVSEEVMLEAIMFGHEKIKEICLEQEKFLSQFDVKKYEFEKKEVPSEIKQFVDSFENEVENAIMTPGKLEKYEAIDNLEAELFEKYLEKLENEGNEDLQDKEALKDLEKAFKGYYRDVEKKLVRNAILYKKYRADGRTTTQIRPLDVEIDTLPVPHGSALFTRGETQALVVATLGSKEDEQIIDGMEDESRKKFFLHYNFPPYSVGEAGFMRAPGRRELGHGNLAERALKYVMPDEETFPYTVRLVSEITESNGSSSQATICGGSLALMAAGVPIKSTVAGIAMGLIKEGETFTVLTDIQGLEDHLGDMDFKVAGTRNGITAIQMDIKIEGITREIMEIALKQALDGRMFIIDKMEQVISKPRPEVAKNAPKIEIFKINPDKIAGLIGPGGKNIRAIIDETGVSIDIEDDGKVSIFGNDTEKMARALELVKLQTQSVELNEVYEGKVTKIMKFGAFVEILPGKEGLLHISEISDKRIAKTEDALKEGDIVRVKVISIENEDKFNLSIKALNN
- the pgsA gene encoding CDP-diacylglycerol--glycerol-3-phosphate 3-phosphatidyltransferase; this translates as MNLPNKLATLRIILVVPFVIILTLALNSESQVFEITMRIFATIIFAGASITDYYDGKIARKYNLITNLGKLLDPLADKILVISALVTLTKFDKISLWLVLIIIFRELLITGLRSIVAAEGVVIAAGNLGKWKTFVQMVVLIIIILFPLDSKLNNILLLIPVILTVVSGAEYLLKCKKILNK
- a CDS encoding YggT family protein, whose product is MNFFLITAIISRLLDVYETVIVLKVLGSWIDPFNNMAFFRIIRKISEPYLKLFRINIPIGAMNIDFSAIIGIMVLEAIKRLFELSF
- a CDS encoding UTRA domain-containing protein codes for the protein MLRKYKKVYLDIREKITDGTFKSGEFLKSEMELAKSYSYSKDTIRRALSMLEMDGYIQKIKGKNSLVLEYGRFKNSLSNLQTSEELNRIEKIDIKTNLISLYVVQGENEIMKIFGVDDKVDFYKAIRNRVLDGEALEYEVAYFDRRIVRFLNKEIAQSSIYNYLENELQLKISHSRREIKFRNATEEEKKYMDLGKYNMVVAIENRTYLSNGTLFQYGVTSYKPDKFIFSTVAKR
- a CDS encoding PepSY domain-containing protein, whose amino-acid sequence is MKKIFSMFIIFLSIFSLNFSKPSIFTKKEIEPIKAKKIALSKVPGATFANVLEFEKENDFYKGEIKYRNVTYNFRINSNGKIVEWKENETQEKMEETN
- a CDS encoding ROK family protein; translation: MKYYVGIDLGGTNTKLGLVDESGNIIFTTIAKTDSIEGFSETIKRLSNILKAQIENSSVSFNDVKSVGIGVPGPVLNNRIVKFWANFPWKNGIDLALEFEKNLGIPVKADNDVNVITLGEMWQGAGQGYKNVLGLAIGTGIGGGIIVDGKLISGLNGAGGEVGHIKIEHNGKLCGCGQKGCWEAYASATGIIREAQSRLAVNKQNLLYEMTKGRDLEAKDVFDAAKQGDEFSLDIVDYEAEKLALGIGNLLNILDPEIVVVGGGVALAGDFLFDKVKEKIKETAFPSTLETLKIVTAKLGNDAGILGAAYLGMQD